The DNA sequence tctacttcttcgcTTCCACCCTCTATCAACCATCCAACTCCAATATAccccgtcgtcgtcatcgtgcgTCGTCGTCCCCTCGCCCAACGTGCGGCAAGATCTTGCCGTAACACTGCGtgcacgcgcgtgtgtgtgtgtgtgcgcgcgcgtgcccgacccgtgtgcgtgtgcatgcAGCAGCAGGGCAGGGCAGGGCAGGCAGGCTGGCAGGCAGTGATTTAACAAAtgtaaaacaataattaaacacattggacgcacacacacaccaccaccaccatccacacacacacacacaaccactcaCCCGCCGGAGACAACAACCACCCACAACAAAAGGCGCGCTTGGCACGAGATATGGCAACCAAGAAAACGATGGACGACGCTCGCAGGGAACGGTAAGTGGATAGGGGGagagggaaacaaaaacaaagcgaaGCGTTCAGCTCGCTCCGGAAGCGAATCTGTGTGCGGATTTGCTAAAAATATCCACAATCCGTATGTGTGCTGCGCGCATTAACTTTATTTTCCCTTTCCTTCGTTCGGTTGGCACAGGCTGGTCGCCCTGGAGCAGAAAATTCGCGACCCGGTCAGCATCGGCAACATCGAATGCCTGCTGGACACGCTGACCGCCCTCGTGGCGGACTGCGATCACGACAATGTGAAGATCATCAAAAACATCGAAACGTTTATCAAACGCTGTAAGTAATAGAGGTCCGGGCGGGCTGACTCACCgtgcagggttttccaggggttcgcATAGCTGGGGGACGCTGCTTTGACTCTTTCCTATTGGAAGTGAACATCATAAGATGGATATTGGACAAGCTGCTTGAAATTTTCCTgctggatttgtccaacaagggtacGATAGAGTCGAATTCCAATTGCATTTGGTTAATTTCACGTAATGTctcacagctatgagaactcctggaaaaccctgtaatatacccccacccccctcccctctctgGACTGTTTCACACTCATCCCGCATTTTCTCccatacaacacacacacacacacgcgcgcgcgcgcagaTAAAAGTCTAGCGACTGACATCACCAGCCTGCGCATGAACCCGGACGACTTCACCTTCATCAAGCTGATCGGGCGCGGCTCGTTCGGCgaggtgctgctggtgcgccAGAAGGCGACCAGGCAGGTGTACGCGATGAAGCGGCTGTCCAAGTACCAGATGCTGACGCGCTCCGACACCGCCTTCTTCTGGGAGGAGCGGTACATCATGGCGAACGCGAACTCGGACTGGATCGTGAAGCTGCACTACGCGTTCCAGGACGCGAAGTACCTGTACATGGTGATGGACTTCATGCCGGGCGGCGACATCGTCGGGCTGATGAACGTGTACGAGATACCGGAGAAGTGGGCGCTGTTCTACACGATGGAGGTGGTGCTGGCGCTCGACACGATCCACCAGATGGGCTTCATCCATCGGGACGTGAAGCCGGACAACATGCTGCTCGATAAGTACGGCCATCTGAAGCTGGCCGACTTTGGCACGTGCATGCGCATGGACGACGATGGGCTGGTGCGGTCCTCGAACGCGGTCGGCACGCCGGACTACATCAGCCCGGAGGTGCTGCAGTTCCAGGGCGTGAAGGGCGGGTACGGGCGCGAGTGCGACTGGTGGTCGGTCGGTATCTTCCTGTACGAGATACTGATCGGCGACACGCCCTTCTTCTCGGACAGTCTCGTCGGCACGTACGGCAAAATTATGGACCACAAAAACTGTCTCGAGTTTCCGGACAACGCGCGCATCAGCGAGAACGCCAAATCGCTGATCAAGGGCTTCCTGTCCGACCGGACGGTGCGGCTCGGCCGCCACAGCGTCGAGGAGATCAAGTCGCACCCGTTCTTCGAGAACGACACGTGGACGTTCGAGAACCTGCGCCAGTCGGTGCCGCCGGTCGTGCCGGAGCTGAGCAGCGACGACGACACGCGCAACTTCGAGGAGGTGAAGCGGAAGAGCAGCATCGGCACCAACTTCCCGACGCCCACCACCTTCGCCGGGGACCATCTGCCGTTCATCGGGTTCACCTACTCGCCCGACTACCAGCTGCTGGCGGGCGAGCCGGAACCGGCGGACGGGGACGGCAGCGCCGGCGACACGACCGACAACCGGGAGGGGACGGGCGCGAAGGTGCACCGGCACCGCCCGTCGAACAATGCCGAGCTGATGCGGCTGGAGAACCTGGTGCAGCGGCAGAAGCAGACGATCGAGGCGCACGAAAAGCAGGAGCGCACGCTGCGCCAGCAGATCGAGCTGATTACGAAGCGCGAGTCCGACATCCAGACGGTCGCGAACGAGTACGAGCGCGACCTGACGATGCTGAAGCACAACTTTCGCGAGGTGCAGCGCCGGGCGGACGGCGAGCTGGAGGCGCGCAAGAAGGTCGAGTGCGTGCTGGTCGAGACGAAGCAGCGGCTGCAGGAGGAGTGCAATCTGCGGACGCGCGAGCAGAACAGCGTGCAGCAGTACACCGACCGGATCGGGGCGCTCGAGAAGCAGCTGGCGGAGGTGCAGGAAAAGTACAAGGCGGAGGTGGAGTCGGGCCAGAAGAGCAAGAAGCTGATCGCGGAGCTGCGGCTGCTGAGCAGCAACGCGGAGCAGAAGGCGCTCGACCTGCAGTCGATGATGCTCGGGCTGCAGACGATGCGCGACATGCTGCAGCAGGAGCTGGCGGAGCTGCAGAGCCAGCTGACGCAGGAGCGGAGCACGCGCATCAAGCGGACGGAGCTGCAGAAGGAGCTGGAGGTGAAGGTGCAGTCGATGTGCACCGATATGGAGCGGATGGCGGCCCGGGAGCAGCAGGTCTTCGCCGACAACCGCACCCTGGTCGACCGGATCTCCGAGCTGGAGAAGGAGTACGCGTCGGTCGAGTGCGAGCTGAAGGCGGTCCAGTGCCGGTACGAGCAGGAGGTGCAGGCGCACCAGGAGACGGCCAAGGCCCGGCTGCTCAACAACGAGGAGGCGAACATGCAGGAGGTGAAAGGTAAGCTGCCGGCCGAGCCCGTACTGCGCCCGCTACTGCTTGTTGTCCGTCCGTCCATTCAGCTGTCCCAGGATGTTCCCCGTGGGTTCGCGAGTGACCAGCGCTGAGCTATCtgctttctttcttgtttgttttgtttttttttcttcttctcgttGCTAACCTCTTAACGGTTCCGCCACTCAGAATCAGTATGAACTGTCCAACTTCTGTCGAATGAACTAACAATATTTATCTGCCGTTCGTATAATAACCATGGTTGTTCCGATGCTCTTGGCCACTCGATACTAACGACATCATTGCTACGAGACCCCCTGTCACGTCCCGAGGTGGCTGGATGGATGTAACATTCGTTCGTCCCTGCTCTTTGGTCGAGTCCGCTTCGCCcgtttcgatcgatcgaattcGTCGTCTTTCTCCGCTTCCGCTTGTGTCCCACATGGTCACAATTGGCATTGGTtccaattttggtgcattgtACGCCAAAGCTGTTGGAGACGCATGCGGATTCTTTGTCTTTGAAGGGCGCCAGGCGTAGGCCAGGCGCAGGTTCGGGGTAGTGTGTTGGTAGGGCGAACACGAAGAATCTTGTTAATCCCAGGCACAATTCGGCTTCAAATGGGCATTGGAGCAGCTTCTGGAGATCGTCGATATCCATCATTATACTAAAAGCACTGTCTCTGCATTGCCTAAACATTCAGGAAATTTCAGAAAAGCTtttcgttggtttgttgtatcgtcgttttttgttcttcttcggtACTTGCCGGTAAGAAAATACTTGCAGCGCCAACAATCGTCGAAGATTTGTTCGTCCAGTGGTCGGAGGCTTGCAAACACCAACGGCTTGAGCGCGGTGGATTTGTGGTTTAATACCAGATGCAGTGATATGATATTGGAAGAAATACAATTTTGTTCCGCAGTGCAGCGCCAAGCCGTTTAGTTTGAAACGCTCGAAGACAGTGAGCacttggttttgttttcaattattgtATATTGTAAATCAATCATTGTAAATTGTATATGCTTCAAAATTGGTGCACCTAAGGCTTTACCATATTGTATTATCTAGTTAAGTTGCTAtcagagagacagagatagACAGAGCGTTtgggaaaaaagggataaCGAGGACGAGAGGCGACGCGGATAAACGTCGAAGAATCTTCACAGTTGTCGAAGGATTGCCATCACCAACGGTTTGAGCGCTGTGCGCTTGTGGTTTAACAACAGATGAAGTGTGATACGATATCcaaagaaattcatttttttttaagtgcaACACCAAGCCGTTTGATTTCAAACGCTCGAAGACTGTTTATTTTCGAATTTGTATGTATTGTTTAAATATTGTATATAGTAAATCAATTATTGTGAATTGTGAAAATTTGTAAGCAAAAGAATTCTGCATGTTGTATTACCCAGTGAACCTGCTATCAGGGATAGAAATAGGGAGAGAGGGACAGAGAGATGTAGAGAAAGTTTGGAGGAAAAATTGGGATAACGAggacgagagagaaaaaagattgATTAGATGCTGAAGACGAAATCATTTGCCTCCAGGAGAGGCTAATGTCCGCCAAAAGGCCTAAAGCCTctgtgaaataaaacaaaacaaaaatagtggGCTAGTGGGCTGAAAGACGATGAAGAGCAGAACGGAGTGAGCAGCGTGAATTACGTTAAAGAGTAGAGAAGCGCCAAATAGGACTCGGCGCCAGGGAGAGATCTAGGAAGCACCTTGCGTCGTGCAGGTTGTCTCATTGATTTAGGATCGTTTACTCAAAAATTAGTTGATTTTTCAACAGCGACTCTTCGCGGTTCTAGTCGCCATTTTACGAACATTGATAGTCTAGTTTTTCGCCGATGGTAGTGGCCAACGGTTACGACGTACTTTGCTGTCGCACAAAGTGGGTTTGCTTGCTCAGCTACATTGCAATTCTTACTAGACTGTAATGAGACCTCGTTTCGTCCTTATTGGCTCCTGACCAACATAAGGCTGGGATTCAATTTGCGCCATACCAAACCAAAAACGTTGGAACGTTGCGACATTCAGAAATCCAAAAAGATTGCCCACGTGGGCTGCCTTAACAGCAACAGGCAGAACAAGCTTCAGCAACACAGAAAACGCTTCCGGTAGGTCGCATGGTCCGCTGTCGAATTTTCGAATTGGGAGTGCTAACAGCAACGCGAACATCACCGTCCGGTCTCCAGAATGTAGTTCAAATACTCTCAACTGATTGCTTTCCCCACACAGCGCTACAAAACAAGCTCACCGAGGAGAAGCTGGGCCGTCAGAAGGCGGAGCAGAACTCGCAGGAAAAGGAGCGGCAGCTGTCGATGCTCTCGGTTGACTACCGTCAGATCCAGCAGCGCTTGCAAAAGCTTGAAGGCGAATATCGGCAGGTAAGACTCAGTGTGTTGGGCGTTGCTGTTCCGTGCATTAATCTCATTttcgcttgcttgcttgcgcAGGAGTCGGAAAAGGTGGTCGCCCTGCACAGTCAGCTCGAGCAGGAGCAGAGCAAAAAGAACAGCCTGCTGTCGGAAATTAGCCTCCAGAGCTCGGAGGTCGCCCACCTCAAGTCGAAGGAAATGCAGTCGCAGAAGGAGGTGCAACAGCTGCGGGATGCGCGCAAGAAGCTGGAGGAGGACGTCAGCAACATCAAAAagcagcacaacacagacaTTCTGCAGGTTAGTGTGTGATGATGATCTGCCGGACGAAGACAggaaagcattttaaaaacaaacgattctttcattttgctactttctttttttttctcgctgcaGATGAAAGAAGTCCAGGACCAGCTGGAGGTTGAACAGTACTTCTCCAAGCTGTACAAAACGCAGTACAACGAGCTGCGGGACGAGATGAAGGACCGAATGCGCCAGCTGCAGAAGCTGGACGACGAGCGGAGCAACATCATGCACCAGCTGCAGCTGGCGAATGCGCGCGCCGACACAGAGGCGCTCGCGCGCTCGATCGCGGAAGAGACGGTCGCCGACCTGGAGAAGGAGAAAACGATGAAGGAGCTCGAGCTGAAGGATCTGCTCACCAAGCACCGGAACGAGCTGATGGCGAAGGAGGCGCTCGTCACCTCGCTGAAGGATGCGGAGGCCGAGCTGAAGAAGTCGCTCGGCAACAAGGAGTACGAGCTGGAGGACGTGCTGCAGCAGAGCAAGAAGCAGCAGGAGGAGCTGTACCGGCTCAAGTACGAGCTCGGCGAGCTGGACAAGTGCCGGGCGAAGCTGGTGAACGAGACGATCCTGAAGCAGCAGGCGGTGAACAAGCTGGCGGAGATCATGAACCGCAAGGACAACAACCTGACCGGCAAGCAGAAGATGAAGGTCAACTCGACGGCGGAGCTGCGcaagaaggagaaggaaagcAAGCGGCTGCAGCAGGAGCTGTCGGTCGAGCGGGCGAAGTACGACGAGATGTGCCAGAAGCACAACGAAACCGTCAGCCTGCTGGCGCGCCAGATTGATGTAAGTGGTGGCAGCGTCGCGCATTCGCCTTCCTTCCTACCACGCAGcgtcacgtttttttttttacatttctatTTCTATTTCCACGCAGGTCAACACCAAGCTCCAGATGGAGATCGACTGCAAGGCGACGGAAATCGAACACCTGCAGATGAAGCTGATCGAGACGGCCTCGCTGTCCTCGGTCGACAACGACATGATGGAGGAAAACCAGGACTCCATCTTCGAGGGCTGGCTGAGCGTGCCGAACAAGCAGAACATCAAGCGGCACGGCTGGAAGCGCCAGTTCGTGGTCGTGTCCCCGAAGCGCATCATCTTCTACAGCTCGGAGCTGGACAAGCAAAACACGAGCGATCCACTGCTCATCATCGATTTAAGGTACGAACGTATGTACGAACGTTGactctgattccggagccattTCTGATTCTGACTCCGGAGCTGATTGCGATTTCCGGAttaattctgattccggagccgtttCTGACtacggagccgattccgaaatcgGAGACGGCTTCGGATTctactccggaatcggctccagaattggctccggatCCGGAATTGAATtaggaatcggctctggaattaGATTCGGAATCGGCTAAGGAATTggattcggaatcggctctatAATTGGCTCTGGATACGGAATTGGATtcggaatcggttctggaactggattcggaatcggctctggaattggaTTCAggatcggctctggaatcggatCCAAAATCGGAAATAGGTctgaaatcggaatcggaatcgactccggaatcggaatcggtatCGGTTCGtttcgattccgagctccGACCACGCACATAATATGGGTGTGGGGGTTAAACGTTTCCTTCGACTAATGCACACGCCTCTGTTGTCGTATTTGCAGCAAAGTGTTCCATGTCCGCCCGGTAACACAAGGTGACGTTATACGGGCCGATCCCAAAGAAATACCGCGCATCTTCCAGCTGCTGTACGCCGGCGAGGGTGAGGCGCGCCGGCCCGACGAGCAGCAGCCGTCCGACATCGGCTCGTCCCGTAGCGATGAGAAGCCGCTCACGATGCAGTACAAAGGTGCGTTCGGGTATTAActcactcaaaaaaaaaaaaaacaaaaatctaacTCACTGTTACTCTCTTCGCACAGGCCACGAGTTCCTCCAAATCAGTTACCATATTCCAACGACTTGCGATCTTCCCTCGTGCCAGAAGACGCTGTGGCACGTCTTCAAGTCACTGCCGGCGTATGAATGCAAACGGTAGGTCGCTCGATTAGTGTGTCGCGCGTGTCGTACGAAAAAAAGGACAGTTATTAATTCGACGTTGCGTGCTTCTTTACCTCTACAGCTGCCGGTTCAAGCTGCACAAGGAACACGTGGACAACAACAATCCGCTCGCACCGTGCAAGCTGCACCACGATCCGAACCATGCGCGCgagatgctgctgctcgccACCTCGAACGAGGACCAGCACCGCTGGGTGACGCGCCTGTCCAAGCGCATCCAGAAGAGCGGCTACAAGGCCAACTCGACCAACAACGTCGGTACGCTcggcggcagcggcaacaCGTCGACGATGGGCAGcaccggcggcggcagcaacagtggcagcagcaccggcggCACCAGCAGCGGCATCGGCAGCAATGGTAACAATCTGCCCACCAGCAACTCCAACAACAGCATGG is a window from the Anopheles merus strain MAF chromosome X, AmerM5.1, whole genome shotgun sequence genome containing:
- the LOC121587786 gene encoding rho-associated protein kinase 1 — translated: MATKKTMDDARRERLVALEQKIRDPVSIGNIECLLDTLTALVADCDHDNVKIIKNIETFIKRYKSLATDITSLRMNPDDFTFIKLIGRGSFGEVLLVRQKATRQVYAMKRLSKYQMLTRSDTAFFWEERYIMANANSDWIVKLHYAFQDAKYLYMVMDFMPGGDIVGLMNVYEIPEKWALFYTMEVVLALDTIHQMGFIHRDVKPDNMLLDKYGHLKLADFGTCMRMDDDGLVRSSNAVGTPDYISPEVLQFQGVKGGYGRECDWWSVGIFLYEILIGDTPFFSDSLVGTYGKIMDHKNCLEFPDNARISENAKSLIKGFLSDRTVRLGRHSVEEIKSHPFFENDTWTFENLRQSVPPVVPELSSDDDTRNFEEVKRKSSIGTNFPTPTTFAGDHLPFIGFTYSPDYQLLAGEPEPADGDGSAGDTTDNREGTGAKVHRHRPSNNAELMRLENLVQRQKQTIEAHEKQERTLRQQIELITKRESDIQTVANEYERDLTMLKHNFREVQRRADGELEARKKVECVLVETKQRLQEECNLRTREQNSVQQYTDRIGALEKQLAEVQEKYKAEVESGQKSKKLIAELRLLSSNAEQKALDLQSMMLGLQTMRDMLQQELAELQSQLTQERSTRIKRTELQKELEVKVQSMCTDMERMAAREQQVFADNRTLVDRISELEKEYASVECELKAVQCRYEQEVQAHQETAKARLLNNEEANMQEVKALQNKLTEEKLGRQKAEQNSQEKERQLSMLSVDYRQIQQRLQKLEGEYRQESEKVVALHSQLEQEQSKKNSLLSEISLQSSEVAHLKSKEMQSQKEVQQLRDARKKLEEDVSNIKKQHNTDILQMKEVQDQLEVEQYFSKLYKTQYNELRDEMKDRMRQLQKLDDERSNIMHQLQLANARADTEALARSIAEETVADLEKEKTMKELELKDLLTKHRNELMAKEALVTSLKDAEAELKKSLGNKEYELEDVLQQSKKQQEELYRLKYELGELDKCRAKLVNETILKQQAVNKLAEIMNRKDNNLTGKQKMKVNSTAELRKKEKESKRLQQELSVERAKYDEMCQKHNETVSLLARQIDVNTKLQMEIDCKATEIEHLQMKLIETASLSSVDNDMMEENQDSIFEGWLSVPNKQNIKRHGWKRQFVVVSPKRIIFYSSELDKQNTSDPLLIIDLSKVFHVRPVTQGDVIRADPKEIPRIFQLLYAGEGEARRPDEQQPSDIGSSRSDEKPLTMQYKGHEFLQISYHIPTTCDLPSCQKTLWHVFKSLPAYECKRCRFKLHKEHVDNNNPLAPCKLHHDPNHAREMLLLATSNEDQHRWVTRLSKRIQKSGYKANSTNNVGTLGGSGNTSTMGSTGGGSNSGSSTGGTSSGIGSNGNNLPTSNSNNSMDSAKVSPSQSARSNNKPSTAAVVQRSATLPSNASLKQSPP